The genomic region TTCATCCCCTGCCCGCCGATGGAGCTGATCTCGTGGGCCGCGTCGCCGATGAGGAGGCCGCGTCCGGCGACCATGCGGCGGGCGAGGCGGCGGCGCACGCCGAAGCCGCTGACCGGATCCAGCTCCGCCGCCGATACGACGTGCCCGGTGCGCGCCGCCACCGCGCGGGCGATGAGGGCGGCCGGATCCCCGTCGCGCTCCCCCGCGCGGACGCCCACGACGAACCGCCGCCGGCCGCCCGGAAGCGGGAAGGACTCGACCACGCCGTCCGGGTGCAGCGTGACGACGGCGTCGTCGCCGCCGCCGGTGCGGTCGGGCGCGTCGCCCATGAGGAAGCGGTCGGGCAGCGGGCGCTCGTCGACGGCGATCCCGAGGAACCCGCGGACGACGCCGCGCGTGCCGTCCGCCCCGATCACCAGGGGGGCGGTGACCTCCACGGCGGCGCCGTCGGCGTCCCGCCCGGTCGCGCGGACGACGCCGCCGGGCAGGTCGGCGGGATCCGCGTCGAGCCCGGTGAGCGTCACGCCGCGGGTGAGGGCCTCGGGCGCGAGGGCGGCCAGGCGCCTCGCGAGGATCGCCTCCGTGCGCCACTGCGGCAGCGCCGCGACGTAGGGGTGCGTGGTCGAGACCCCCGCGAACGAGACGCGACCGAGCTCCCCGCGCGGCCCCATCGCGATGCCCGTGCGGACCAGGATCGCCTCCGCGACCATCTCGCCCGCGACGCCGAGCCGGTCGAACGCGTCGAGCGAGGGCGCGTGGATCCCGATGGCGCGCGACAGCAGCGCGGGCGTCGTCCGTGCCTCCCACACGCGCACGTCGAGGCCGGCCTGCGCGAGGAGCGCGGCGAGGTGGATCCCCACGGGCCCGCCGCCCACGACGAGCGCGTCGACGCGGGTCATCGGCCCGTGCGGTCGGCGGGGCCGGCGCC from Clavibacter michiganensis subsp. insidiosus harbors:
- a CDS encoding FAD-dependent oxidoreductase, with amino-acid sequence MTRVDALVVGGGPVGIHLAALLAQAGLDVRVWEARTTPALLSRAIGIHAPSLDAFDRLGVAGEMVAEAILVRTGIAMGPRGELGRVSFAGVSTTHPYVAALPQWRTEAILARRLAALAPEALTRGVTLTGLDADPADLPGGVVRATGRDADGAAVEVTAPLVIGADGTRGVVRGFLGIAVDERPLPDRFLMGDAPDRTGGGDDAVVTLHPDGVVESFPLPGGRRRFVVGVRAGERDGDPAALIARAVAARTGHVVSAAELDPVSGFGVRRRLARRMVAGRGLLIGDAAHEISSIGGQGMNLGWLDADALAPILVDAVRARRGVPDPARLARWERDRLASARRAAVQSEVNTALGRPVRGLTRLVRDAGLRAVLTSPAAAGLASVYAMGRDAGARVR